A stretch of Roseovarius sp. M141 DNA encodes these proteins:
- a CDS encoding cyclic GMP-AMP synthase DncV-like nucleotidyltransferase, with translation MKLVDELKKFMNETVNLNQTRIVLLESRVETMKTYLSGSDWGPSISMFLEQGSWAHDTIIRPVDGGEFDADLLVKVRPVDGWSAAQYVKELGRVFRESSRYKHKVQVYDFCVTITYADECKIDIAPLVMNREEQGKLEVCDKREDVFRESRPVEYTDWIRNKNRYSGNNSFRKATRLIKYIRDIKKRFSCQSVLLTTLIGHQIEWWDKDTGAFSDTPTALQTVMARLDDWLQERPEKPEVPNPALNTENFAELWNDTQYANFRNFVHKYRGWIDEAMAAVTREDSIAKWRRVFGDEFAKAELARKSEAMEVATARTFLRAGAAHLDGLVKIVVDYGISVIPAAFRNIPHQQQPRWIPAERIFSNVVISARYGRARSGVRLHPVQNGEALPPRGGLWFDVRIEKVASVPAADCYVRWRITNTGGVAIALKKGRGGFYSPTEGIRRWEPLEFRGVHMAEAFVVRRSDDRLVGISQPFHVVIQ, from the coding sequence ATGAAGCTGGTCGACGAATTAAAGAAATTCATGAATGAAACGGTCAATCTCAACCAGACCCGAATCGTGCTCTTGGAGTCACGGGTTGAGACGATGAAAACCTACCTGTCCGGCTCGGACTGGGGTCCTTCCATCTCCATGTTCCTCGAGCAGGGGTCCTGGGCGCATGATACGATCATCCGTCCTGTCGATGGAGGGGAATTCGACGCAGACCTGCTGGTGAAGGTGAGGCCGGTCGATGGATGGAGCGCTGCCCAATATGTGAAGGAGCTCGGGCGCGTCTTCAGGGAAAGCAGCCGCTATAAGCACAAGGTGCAGGTCTACGACTTCTGCGTCACCATCACCTACGCTGATGAGTGCAAAATTGACATCGCGCCTTTGGTGATGAACCGCGAGGAGCAGGGCAAGCTCGAGGTCTGCGACAAGCGAGAAGATGTGTTTAGAGAGTCTCGGCCCGTAGAATACACAGATTGGATACGGAATAAAAACCGTTACTCTGGCAACAATTCATTCCGAAAGGCGACCCGGCTCATTAAGTATATTCGGGACATCAAGAAGCGATTCAGTTGTCAATCTGTCCTGCTGACCACGCTGATCGGGCACCAAATAGAATGGTGGGACAAAGACACCGGCGCGTTTTCGGACACACCGACGGCGCTGCAGACCGTCATGGCCCGGCTGGACGATTGGTTGCAGGAGCGTCCAGAAAAACCGGAGGTTCCGAACCCGGCACTGAACACTGAGAATTTCGCCGAACTTTGGAATGACACCCAGTACGCTAACTTTCGGAACTTCGTACATAAGTACCGTGGCTGGATTGATGAGGCCATGGCGGCCGTGACCCGTGAAGACAGCATTGCGAAGTGGCGCCGAGTTTTTGGAGACGAGTTCGCCAAGGCGGAATTGGCAAGGAAATCCGAAGCCATGGAGGTTGCGACGGCAAGAACATTCCTTCGCGCCGGTGCGGCGCATCTGGATGGGTTGGTCAAAATAGTGGTCGACTACGGGATCTCCGTTATTCCGGCGGCATTCCGGAATATTCCACATCAGCAGCAACCACGTTGGATCCCAGCAGAACGAATATTCTCAAATGTGGTTATCTCTGCGAGGTATGGCCGGGCGCGCTCAGGCGTGCGGCTGCACCCGGTTCAGAACGGAGAGGCCCTGCCACCGCGCGGCGGTCTCTGGTTCGATGTGCGTATCGAGAAGGTCGCATCGGTGCCGGCCGCCGACTGCTACGTGCGTTGGCGCATCACCAATACCGGAGGGGTTGCAATCGCGCTCAAGAAGGGGAGAGGCGGGTTCTACAGCCCCACCGAAGGGATCCGTCGTTGGGAGCCTCTCGAGTTCAGGGGCGTGCACATGGCGGAGGCGTTCGTCGTCCGGAGATCCGACGACCGTCTCGTCGGCATCAGCCAACCGTTCCATGTTGTCATTCAGTAG
- a CDS encoding helix-turn-helix domain-containing protein, producing the protein MPKTPLVPHVSFVLFPEFQMLAYVLATETLRVANKCLGQRRFTWQTRTATNASIHASNGALITPDSLEWTDTPKADLILFCAGYRPLDHLTARVRAYSSRAATKTCVIGGVDTGTVILAELGLLNGHRAVLHYEAEAAFRERWPEIAVTNQIYCLDNQRLTAAGGTATGDAILAWIARDVDAPLAEAASTSIIHGRPRSGDTPQRSFIGNDPLLMRMHHLMMENMSQPISIREICRELGQSAKQLRRRCMVAYDQTPSSYYRKIRLDVAHNMLANSLMRVSEIAIKCGFESVSSFSRACRTQFGCPPSQIRAQNSRTRQ; encoded by the coding sequence GTGCCGAAAACTCCCCTTGTGCCGCATGTGTCTTTTGTCCTTTTCCCCGAATTCCAAATGCTGGCCTATGTGCTCGCAACGGAAACCCTGCGCGTTGCCAACAAATGCCTGGGGCAAAGGCGGTTTACCTGGCAAACCCGCACAGCCACTAACGCCTCCATTCACGCATCGAACGGAGCCTTGATCACCCCCGATAGCCTTGAGTGGACCGATACGCCCAAAGCCGACTTGATCTTGTTCTGTGCTGGCTATCGGCCACTGGATCACCTCACCGCGCGCGTCCGTGCCTATTCGTCCCGTGCAGCAACAAAAACATGCGTCATCGGCGGTGTGGACACCGGAACTGTGATTCTTGCCGAACTGGGGTTGCTGAATGGCCATCGAGCTGTTTTGCATTACGAGGCGGAAGCCGCTTTCCGCGAGCGATGGCCAGAAATTGCGGTTACAAATCAGATATACTGCCTCGACAATCAGCGACTGACCGCAGCCGGAGGCACGGCCACCGGAGACGCGATCTTGGCATGGATTGCGCGGGATGTGGACGCACCCCTCGCCGAAGCGGCATCGACAAGCATAATCCATGGCCGACCGAGAAGCGGCGACACGCCACAACGCAGTTTCATTGGCAATGACCCGCTGCTGATGAGAATGCACCACCTTATGATGGAGAACATGTCACAGCCGATTTCAATACGGGAGATATGTCGTGAATTGGGTCAGTCTGCAAAGCAGTTGCGGCGACGTTGCATGGTGGCCTACGACCAGACACCTTCGTCATACTACCGCAAAATTCGGCTGGACGTTGCCCATAACATGTTGGCCAATTCATTGATGCGCGTGAGCGAGATTGCGATCAAATGCGGATTTGAATCCGTGTCCAGTTTCTCGCGCGCCTGTCGCACCCAGTTTGGTTGCCCACCCAGCCAGATTAGAGCGCAGAACTCAAGGACGCGACAATGA
- a CDS encoding class II aldolase/adducin family protein — MNIQTPQPNGQRPANCSDAEWQARCELAAIYNALVKYRLTDTTNQWHALRVPGEEALLTHHYGWMHEEVTASNLIKVGFDRTNHNPENGAPNPSATEIGKLFFEANPEMNCIMHIHTKAIMGVSAQKEGLQPLSQAYLMIGGGDVIGYTDYEFECTDDFLSGLLNAGMGKKAIIEAWHGAFVFGATAGEAFFRSFYLDQACAVQLEVQMSAAGGATIRAIPEREIQRHLSDMAVSDWYGYEGELEWLAIRRRLDVEAPHYTI; from the coding sequence ATGAACATTCAGACCCCACAGCCCAATGGGCAGCGACCAGCCAATTGCAGTGACGCCGAGTGGCAAGCGCGCTGCGAGCTTGCGGCGATTTACAACGCTCTTGTGAAGTACCGTTTGACGGATACGACCAACCAATGGCACGCCCTGCGCGTGCCAGGCGAAGAAGCGCTTCTGACGCACCACTATGGCTGGATGCATGAGGAGGTCACGGCTTCAAATCTGATCAAGGTGGGCTTTGATCGCACCAATCATAACCCCGAGAACGGTGCGCCCAATCCATCGGCAACTGAAATCGGGAAGCTTTTCTTCGAAGCCAACCCCGAGATGAATTGCATCATGCATATTCACACAAAGGCGATCATGGGAGTTTCGGCCCAGAAAGAGGGGCTCCAGCCGCTCAGCCAAGCGTACCTCATGATCGGCGGCGGTGACGTGATCGGGTATACTGATTACGAGTTCGAATGCACGGATGACTTTCTGTCAGGGCTTCTTAACGCCGGAATGGGCAAGAAAGCCATCATCGAAGCCTGGCATGGGGCCTTTGTGTTTGGAGCGACGGCGGGCGAAGCCTTCTTCCGATCCTTCTACCTTGATCAGGCCTGTGCTGTGCAGCTTGAAGTGCAAATGTCAGCTGCTGGGGGTGCTACCATCCGCGCCATCCCTGAAAGGGAAATTCAGCGCCACCTGTCCGACATGGCCGTCAGCGACTGGTACGGGTACGAAGGTGAGTTGGAGTGGCTTGCCATTCGGCGCAGGCTGGATGTCGAAGCTCCTCATTATACAATCTAA
- a CDS encoding site-specific integrase, which produces MVSRLRLNEKSVRDAEPAAGRDYQIFDTDVRGFAVCIYRSGNRAFTIDYRHAGRQRRMTIGRWPEWSTTAARERAKELRREIDAGADPLGQKETGREAPRIKDMIERYTEVHLPHLSPTNASDQKSMLAKLVVPDWGNRLVTEITPYDVEKLLNKVASGRARPSKAKPNNRARKLQGAKPTPVRANRTGEVLRKMFTYAVSWGWREDNPASGFRRRIENPRERFLSHEEIRKLAEALETAEDRRAADIIRLCMLTGARVGEVRQARFEHFNLEHLSWSKPASMTKQRKVHRLPISDEAAAIVRQRQLLVPRGCALLFPGDVPGQPVKEIRRFWANIQKQVGIPDVRIHDLRHTFASLLVSGGASLEMIGKLLGHSQMQTTQRYAHLMDSPLRAGVDAVAVAFRPKPKLVHDSSETQKTA; this is translated from the coding sequence ATGGTCAGCCGTTTACGATTGAACGAGAAGTCCGTCCGTGACGCAGAACCCGCGGCAGGGCGGGATTATCAGATTTTCGATACCGATGTGCGCGGGTTCGCGGTCTGCATCTACCGCTCGGGGAACCGGGCCTTCACCATCGATTATCGCCATGCCGGGCGTCAGCGTCGGATGACCATCGGGCGCTGGCCGGAATGGTCGACAACAGCAGCACGGGAACGGGCGAAGGAACTGCGGCGCGAGATCGACGCCGGGGCCGACCCACTGGGGCAGAAGGAAACCGGCCGCGAGGCGCCGCGCATCAAGGACATGATCGAGCGGTATACCGAGGTGCACCTGCCGCATCTCTCGCCGACCAACGCCTCGGATCAGAAATCGATGCTGGCCAAGCTGGTGGTGCCCGACTGGGGCAATCGGCTGGTAACGGAAATCACGCCCTATGATGTCGAAAAGCTGCTGAACAAGGTGGCGTCCGGTCGCGCCCGACCGTCGAAAGCCAAGCCGAACAACCGGGCGCGGAAACTGCAGGGGGCAAAGCCGACCCCCGTGCGCGCAAACCGCACGGGCGAAGTGCTGCGCAAGATGTTTACCTATGCTGTGAGCTGGGGCTGGCGCGAGGACAATCCAGCTTCCGGCTTTCGCCGCCGGATCGAAAACCCGCGCGAACGCTTTTTGAGCCATGAGGAAATTCGCAAGCTGGCCGAGGCGCTGGAGACGGCTGAGGATCGCCGGGCGGCCGACATCATCCGGCTGTGCATGCTGACCGGCGCGCGGGTGGGAGAGGTGCGCCAGGCGCGGTTCGAGCATTTCAATCTGGAGCACCTCAGCTGGTCGAAGCCTGCCAGCATGACCAAGCAGCGCAAGGTTCACCGCCTGCCGATCTCGGACGAGGCGGCGGCGATCGTTCGCCAGCGCCAGCTGCTGGTGCCGCGCGGCTGCGCCTTGCTGTTTCCGGGCGATGTGCCGGGCCAGCCCGTGAAGGAAATCCGCCGCTTCTGGGCGAATATCCAGAAGCAGGTCGGGATCCCCGACGTCCGGATCCACGACCTGCGACACACCTTCGCTTCGCTGCTGGTCAGCGGCGGCGCATCGCTGGAAATGATCGGCAAGCTGCTGGGGCACAGCCAGATGCAGACGACACAGCGGTATGCCCATCTGATGGACTCGCCGCTGCGGGCGGGCGTCGATGCGGTGGCCGTCGCATTCCGGCCCAAGCCGAAACTGGTCCATGATTCCAGCGAGACGCAGAAGACGGCATGA
- a CDS encoding AlpA family transcriptional regulator has product MIQSQTEPETTAAALLSGWISRKGLADALGVTVDTLGRWEARRVGPPCVRAGRMVLYRRRAVEDWLAAQEMPRAKTAGGRR; this is encoded by the coding sequence ATGATTCAATCACAGACTGAACCGGAGACGACCGCCGCAGCCCTGCTGTCGGGCTGGATCAGCCGCAAGGGTCTGGCCGATGCGCTGGGCGTGACGGTCGACACCCTCGGGCGATGGGAAGCCCGGCGGGTCGGGCCGCCCTGCGTGCGGGCGGGGCGCATGGTGCTCTATCGGCGCCGCGCGGTGGAGGACTGGCTGGCCGCGCAGGAGATGCCGCGTGCCAAAACGGCAGGAGGTCGGCGATGA
- a CDS encoding DUF2793 domain-containing protein, with product MSDATTNLALPYILAAQAQKHVTHNEALRLLDGLVQLSVLDRDLTAPPGSPDDGERYIVASGATSDWAGWDQNVALFTDGAWLRLPPRTGWRAWVEDEGLLLVYDGATWVGTTPEALQNLALLGVGTTADAANPFSAKLNAALWTAKTLAEGGTGDLFYTMNKEAAGDDLGLTLQTGFVTKALLGLFGSDKFRLAVSPDGSTFFDGIIVDNTSGIADQPRLPRFKAYTDYDNYVGVGTWTKIGLNNTDYNDQGGFDAGTSLFTAPVDGTYLLGATLLFKVNSSTSARMRGRLVLNGITEIRGSFGESSATHVSLATAIWLQTMVPLSAGDTVELQGYFRAQDGYFAAEHTSFWGFKVG from the coding sequence ATGTCCGACGCTACGACCAACCTGGCTCTGCCCTACATCCTGGCGGCGCAGGCCCAGAAGCACGTCACCCACAACGAGGCGCTGCGGTTGCTCGATGGGCTTGTGCAACTCTCGGTTCTCGACCGCGATCTGACCGCGCCGCCCGGTTCTCCGGATGACGGTGAGCGTTACATCGTCGCCTCGGGTGCCACCAGCGACTGGGCAGGATGGGATCAGAATGTTGCGCTGTTCACTGACGGAGCCTGGCTGCGTCTGCCACCGCGCACCGGCTGGCGGGCGTGGGTCGAGGACGAGGGCTTGCTGCTCGTCTACGACGGGGCGACATGGGTCGGGACGACACCCGAGGCGCTACAGAATCTCGCACTGCTGGGCGTCGGCACCACCGCTGACGCCGCCAACCCGTTCTCGGCCAAGCTGAACGCCGCGCTCTGGACGGCGAAGACCTTGGCCGAGGGCGGCACCGGCGATCTTTTCTACACCATGAACAAGGAGGCGGCGGGCGACGATCTCGGCCTGACTCTGCAGACTGGCTTCGTGACTAAGGCGCTGCTGGGGCTGTTCGGCTCCGACAAGTTCCGCCTCGCAGTCTCGCCCGACGGCAGTACGTTCTTCGACGGTATCATCGTCGACAATACGAGCGGCATTGCCGACCAGCCGCGACTACCCCGTTTCAAGGCCTATACCGATTACGACAACTATGTCGGCGTCGGCACCTGGACAAAGATCGGCCTGAACAACACCGACTACAATGATCAGGGTGGGTTCGATGCCGGGACAAGCCTCTTCACCGCGCCCGTCGACGGGACATACCTCCTCGGCGCGACGTTGCTCTTCAAGGTCAATTCCAGCACCTCGGCCCGGATGCGCGGACGGCTGGTGCTGAACGGCATCACGGAAATCCGGGGCTCGTTCGGCGAGAGCTCGGCCACCCATGTTTCGCTGGCGACTGCCATCTGGCTCCAGACCATGGTGCCACTGAGCGCAGGCGATACCGTCGAATTGCAGGGCTATTTCCGCGCGCAGGACGGCTACTTCGCGGCCGAGCACACGTCCTTCTGGGGCTTCAAGGTCGGCTGA
- a CDS encoding D-Ala-D-Ala carboxypeptidase family metallohydrolase, with translation MPTTTYAHFRDVPESAWRWPNFSPAEIASRREGAIKINTEAMDKLQTLRNRLGKPLIVRSAYRSPAHNRAVGGAPRSKHMLGTAFDIAMSNHDPAAFAEAARAVGFLGFGTYPRSGFMHIDLGPARSWGEPFPARATPFVPEVPPAREVLAESRTLKGGGAAGVATVGAAGVEVAQEVLAETQSAILPLVPYLDTLRWVFIIVALIGIAVAIHARIDDWKRGQR, from the coding sequence ATGCCAACCACGACATATGCCCATTTCCGCGACGTACCTGAGAGCGCCTGGCGCTGGCCGAACTTCTCTCCCGCCGAGATCGCCAGTCGCCGCGAAGGCGCGATCAAGATCAACACCGAGGCCATGGACAAGCTGCAGACCCTGCGCAACCGGCTTGGCAAGCCGCTGATCGTGCGCTCGGCCTACCGCAGCCCGGCTCACAACCGCGCCGTGGGCGGAGCGCCGCGCTCCAAGCACATGCTGGGCACCGCGTTCGATATCGCCATGTCGAACCATGATCCGGCTGCATTCGCCGAGGCCGCTCGTGCTGTGGGGTTTCTGGGCTTCGGCACCTATCCTCGTTCAGGCTTCATGCATATCGATCTCGGGCCCGCGCGGTCCTGGGGCGAACCGTTCCCCGCACGCGCCACGCCCTTCGTGCCAGAAGTGCCGCCCGCGCGTGAGGTGCTGGCCGAGAGCCGCACCCTGAAAGGCGGCGGCGCGGCAGGGGTGGCGACCGTTGGTGCTGCCGGTGTCGAGGTCGCTCAAGAGGTCCTAGCAGAAACCCAATCCGCCATCCTGCCGCTGGTGCCCTACCTCGACACCCTGCGCTGGGTGTTCATCATCGTGGCCCTGATCGGTATCGCCGTCGCCATCCACGCCCGGATCGACGACTGGAAACGGGGGCAGCGGTGA
- a CDS encoding SOS response-associated peptidase, with product MCNLYSNTMPVAAMRQLFAVDASNDQLGNAEPLPAIFPKGNAPVVALTDDGQRALRNTHWGFVLPQVSKKTGKPIQPKAVNNARDDKLRTSPFWKTSFVERRCLIPATSFCEAKGRNPATYVWFGVTGEGNRPPFAFAGVWRAFNGNYGGEHREMVTSSMVTTTPNELVRDTHPDRMPVILHPEDYEEWLTGRPEPAFALLRPFPAESMVIHQSGEGLKSDKGGL from the coding sequence ATGTGCAATCTTTACTCAAACACCATGCCGGTTGCCGCCATGCGCCAGCTGTTCGCAGTTGATGCGAGCAACGATCAGCTCGGCAATGCGGAGCCGTTGCCTGCGATCTTCCCGAAGGGAAACGCTCCTGTCGTTGCTCTGACTGATGATGGTCAGCGCGCCCTACGAAATACGCATTGGGGTTTTGTGCTGCCCCAGGTCTCAAAAAAGACCGGCAAGCCGATTCAGCCGAAGGCCGTGAACAACGCGCGAGACGACAAGCTGCGAACGTCGCCCTTCTGGAAGACGAGCTTTGTCGAGCGCCGGTGCCTGATCCCAGCGACGAGCTTCTGCGAGGCCAAGGGTCGCAACCCGGCCACCTATGTCTGGTTTGGCGTGACAGGCGAGGGCAACCGGCCGCCCTTCGCCTTTGCGGGTGTCTGGCGCGCATTCAACGGCAATTACGGCGGTGAGCACCGCGAGATGGTCACCTCATCAATGGTGACGACAACGCCGAATGAGCTGGTGCGGGATACCCACCCGGACCGGATGCCTGTGATCCTGCATCCGGAAGACTACGAGGAGTGGCTGACAGGTCGGCCGGAACCAGCCTTTGCTCTGTTACGGCCATTTCCGGCTGAATCCATGGTCATTCATCAAAGCGGCGAAGGCCTGAAATCCGACAAGGGCGGTCTGTAA
- a CDS encoding phage tail protein produces the protein MTHDDLVSARDGDVLELTRGQETELPQALKWQVARADEDYDAALVEARRITVDTTRIASESFPMAVPPEEAERRCRRALMEAWTGRETAAFRLPPSRLGLDPADVVTLQHDGRQSGLRLVSIADAEARGIEAVHQDRAAYDMPPGSPRPSSLLSPVVFGAPEAVLLDLPQLTEDQSAHRPMVAAHAVPWPGEMAVFRSPSTDSFELLTSFGGRARIGNLVSDFHSGPTSRFDLGNTLVVDLLSGTLESVTDLTLFGGANAIAVESAPGIWEIVQAGAAELIAPGRYRLTRLLRGQRGTEAAMANPAPAGTRIVVLDASLASLPIAEADLGLPWNWRIGPASRSFSDETYVAASFTPIGAGLRPFSVVHVEQPWRRPRTPGDLTIRWARRSRALSAASWGAVEVPLIEEVEAYEVEIVDGATNKRTLTTSTPNVIYTGADQTADWGALLGPGDGLDIRIYQLSALIGRGAAKTVTLAF, from the coding sequence GTGACCCACGACGATCTTGTTTCCGCTCGCGACGGCGATGTGCTGGAACTGACGCGCGGCCAGGAGACCGAACTGCCGCAGGCCCTGAAATGGCAGGTGGCGCGGGCCGACGAGGACTACGACGCCGCCCTTGTCGAGGCGCGCCGCATCACCGTGGACACGACCCGGATTGCCTCGGAGAGTTTTCCCATGGCGGTCCCGCCCGAGGAGGCTGAACGGCGGTGCCGCCGCGCGCTCATGGAAGCATGGACCGGGCGGGAAACAGCTGCATTCCGCCTGCCTCCCTCGCGGCTGGGCCTTGATCCAGCGGATGTCGTGACGCTGCAACACGACGGGCGGCAGAGTGGCCTGCGGCTCGTTTCCATTGCCGACGCAGAGGCGCGAGGCATCGAGGCGGTGCATCAGGACCGGGCAGCCTACGATATGCCGCCCGGATCGCCACGTCCGTCGTCGCTCTTGAGCCCTGTCGTGTTCGGCGCGCCCGAAGCAGTTCTGCTGGACCTGCCGCAGCTGACCGAGGACCAATCGGCCCATCGCCCAATGGTCGCAGCGCACGCGGTTCCTTGGCCGGGAGAGATGGCGGTGTTCCGCAGCCCCTCGACCGACAGTTTTGAGCTGCTGACCAGTTTTGGCGGCCGGGCGCGGATCGGGAATCTGGTCTCTGATTTCCATTCCGGGCCCACATCACGGTTCGATCTCGGCAATACGCTCGTCGTTGACCTGCTCTCTGGTACGCTGGAAAGTGTCACGGACCTGACGCTGTTCGGCGGGGCCAATGCCATCGCCGTCGAGAGTGCCCCCGGCATCTGGGAAATCGTGCAAGCGGGCGCTGCCGAGTTGATCGCGCCGGGCCGCTATCGCCTGACGCGTCTGCTGCGTGGCCAGCGGGGCACGGAGGCGGCCATGGCCAACCCGGCTCCGGCAGGCACGCGAATTGTGGTGCTGGACGCAAGCCTTGCCTCGCTGCCGATCGCCGAGGCTGATCTCGGGCTTCCGTGGAACTGGCGCATCGGTCCCGCGAGCCGGTCTTTCAGTGATGAAACCTATGTCGCTGCCAGCTTCACGCCGATTGGCGCTGGGCTCCGGCCATTCTCCGTCGTTCATGTCGAGCAGCCGTGGCGACGACCGCGTACGCCAGGCGATCTGACGATCCGCTGGGCACGGCGGTCCCGCGCGCTTTCGGCTGCCAGCTGGGGCGCGGTGGAAGTGCCGCTGATCGAGGAAGTCGAAGCCTATGAGGTCGAGATCGTCGATGGGGCGACCAACAAACGCACGCTGACCACCTCGACACCCAACGTCATCTATACCGGCGCCGACCAAACGGCTGATTGGGGCGCGCTTCTGGGCCCGGGCGACGGGCTCGACATTCGCATCTACCAGCTCTCCGCCCTGATCGGGCGAGGCGCGGCCAAGACCGTCACACTGGCATTCTGA
- a CDS encoding LexA family transcriptional regulator — protein sequence MPLHRVRQPVIANGFPMRLVSMPASAGFPSPAGDDLEDEIDPMAWVVRHPASTFWWRVEGDCLWDVGIRDGDIIAVDRAGKRRVGRAVLAVVEGAVTAKILRKREGRYYLAPANSREHFPDIELTEDSEIWGVIAGVVRRYDLA from the coding sequence ATGCCACTGCACCGCGTCCGCCAGCCTGTCATTGCCAACGGTTTCCCAATGCGCCTCGTCAGCATGCCCGCCAGTGCGGGGTTCCCGTCGCCTGCGGGAGATGATCTGGAAGATGAGATCGACCCGATGGCCTGGGTGGTGCGGCATCCGGCCTCGACCTTCTGGTGGCGCGTTGAAGGCGATTGCCTGTGGGACGTGGGCATCCGGGACGGCGACATCATTGCGGTGGACCGCGCTGGGAAACGGCGCGTCGGGCGCGCGGTCCTGGCCGTGGTGGAAGGGGCGGTGACGGCGAAGATCCTGCGTAAGCGTGAGGGCAGATATTACCTCGCTCCGGCCAACAGCCGCGAACACTTTCCGGACATTGAGTTGACGGAAGACAGCGAGATATGGGGCGTGATCGCAGGAGTCGTGCGCCGCTATGATCTGGCATGA
- a CDS encoding Y-family DNA polymerase: MKRPIAISDSANFYVSAERIFDPTLKNVPVIVLSNNDGCAVARSDEAKALGIRMGEPLHLIRDKVEAHGVRVFSSNYTLYGDISRRVVEVYEDFTPNVEIYSIDECFLDFYGFKDRTAHARAMRAAVLRRIGVPVRVGIAPTKTLAKCANDIAKRNPIFAGVLDMMDDTLADWLLPMVPVGDLWGVGRQTEKKLHGLGIRTAAELRDMPLRQARSLGTVVLERTVLELQGEPCLSFDEVEPQRKGMAVTRSAGTPMTDFDTLFQALTAHATRAAEKLRQHGLVAGTLTVFFHTNRHRMDRPQYAGSRTTRMTPMSSDTFDLVDAARRCAQAAWPKDQSRAFGFTKAGILLDDLLRFEDRPLTLFDAQNPKSQALMTALDQVNDRFGKKTMVLASEGMKRSWKLRSDHRSPRYTTRLSDLPVVR, from the coding sequence ATGAAGCGGCCTATCGCGATCAGCGACAGCGCAAACTTCTATGTGAGCGCCGAGCGAATCTTTGATCCGACTCTGAAAAACGTGCCGGTCATCGTCCTGTCGAACAATGATGGTTGCGCCGTGGCGCGCAGTGATGAGGCAAAGGCGCTCGGGATCAGGATGGGCGAGCCGCTGCATTTGATCCGAGATAAGGTTGAGGCGCATGGCGTGCGCGTGTTCAGTTCCAACTACACGCTCTACGGGGATATTTCCCGGCGGGTGGTCGAGGTCTATGAAGACTTCACACCGAATGTGGAAATCTACTCGATAGATGAGTGCTTTCTCGACTTTTACGGCTTTAAGGACCGCACGGCCCACGCCCGCGCTATGCGCGCGGCGGTGCTACGGCGCATTGGCGTGCCGGTCCGTGTCGGGATCGCGCCAACCAAGACACTGGCGAAATGTGCGAACGACATTGCCAAGAGGAACCCGATCTTCGCAGGCGTGCTGGACATGATGGATGACACTCTGGCTGACTGGTTGTTGCCCATGGTGCCGGTGGGCGACCTCTGGGGTGTCGGGCGTCAGACAGAGAAAAAGTTGCACGGCCTCGGCATCCGCACCGCAGCTGAGTTGCGAGACATGCCTCTCAGGCAAGCCCGCAGCCTCGGCACGGTTGTTCTCGAACGCACCGTGCTGGAACTGCAGGGGGAGCCATGCCTATCCTTTGATGAGGTGGAGCCACAGCGCAAAGGCATGGCCGTCACCCGCTCGGCCGGAACGCCAATGACAGACTTCGACACGCTGTTTCAGGCGCTCACCGCTCATGCGACCCGCGCGGCTGAAAAGCTGCGCCAGCATGGCCTGGTTGCTGGAACGCTGACCGTGTTTTTTCACACCAACCGGCACCGCATGGATCGACCACAATATGCGGGGTCCCGCACCACCCGCATGACGCCGATGTCGTCGGACACCTTCGATCTTGTCGATGCAGCTCGGCGATGCGCGCAGGCAGCATGGCCGAAAGACCAAAGCAGAGCCTTCGGCTTCACCAAGGCGGGGATTTTGCTGGACGATCTCCTGCGGTTTGAGGATCGGCCGTTGACGCTGTTCGATGCGCAGAACCCAAAGTCGCAGGCGCTAATGACCGCGCTCGATCAAGTGAATGATCGCTTCGGGAAGAAGACGATGGTACTGGCAAGTGAGGGGATGAAACGTTCATGGAAGCTGCGTTCTGACCATAGAAGCCCTCGCTATACCACGCGGCTTTCCGATCTGCCGGTGGTTCGGTAA